Proteins found in one Bacteroidales bacterium WCE2008 genomic segment:
- a CDS encoding CpXC protein, translating into MSSFKCTSCGNASDIETFGRINVADAPELKARVKDGSLFLWECPHCGARNLALYPVIYHDPEQKLMVWLLPEGTMSTDQIGTVEAALSTQLGELGGYTLRRVPDIGSLIEKVNIFDCGLDDMVIEMCKYVTRMELAEKDKAGAEAIMDAKFRFYRMEGADHEIMLSFPKDGQMNGVNIGFNVYEDCSGILRRNPDVKAGEGFATIDEQWLARFFR; encoded by the coding sequence ATGAGCAGCTTTAAATGCACCTCCTGCGGAAACGCCTCTGACATAGAGACTTTCGGCAGAATAAACGTGGCTGACGCCCCTGAACTGAAGGCCCGTGTAAAGGATGGTTCCCTCTTCCTCTGGGAATGTCCTCACTGCGGAGCCCGGAACCTCGCCCTCTACCCGGTGATCTACCATGATCCCGAGCAGAAACTCATGGTCTGGCTGCTGCCCGAAGGGACCATGTCGACGGACCAGATCGGGACCGTCGAAGCTGCGCTCTCGACCCAGCTGGGCGAGCTTGGAGGCTATACTCTCCGCCGCGTTCCGGATATCGGCTCTCTCATCGAAAAAGTCAACATCTTCGACTGCGGTCTCGACGACATGGTCATCGAGATGTGCAAGTATGTGACCCGCATGGAGCTGGCCGAGAAGGACAAGGCCGGCGCCGAAGCGATCATGGACGCGAAATTTAGGTTCTACCGGATGGAGGGAGCCGACCACGAGATAATGCTGTCCTTCCCCAAGGACGGGCAGATGAACGGCGTAAACATCGGGTTCAATGTCTATGAGGACTGCAGCGGAATCCTGCGCCGCAATCCGGACGTGAAGGCAGGAGAAGGCTTCGCCACCATCGATGAGCAGTGGCTGGCCAGATTCTTCCGCTAG
- a CDS encoding conserved hypothetical integral membrane protein — protein sequence MKDFWRKEDWQAVWIGAILIIAACIGIFAGAYDFSALKFSTWHLWEDVAEKKTLLAQFSGVFWARLARTFIVLAVLFGIGVKLQGEKLRKYLPAFLGLFVLAIAVRIISAEFTLNRYLEWAFWALIVGLLISNTVGVPQWLRPASRTEFYIKTGLVVMGFSVLFSNIAKFGLYGLGIAWIVTPIVIIFMWWLGTKILNIDNKPLVITLASATSVCGTSAAIATGAAAKAKKDDLSIAISISIIFTILMMVFEPMIIRWSGMSSLMGGALIGGTVDSTGAVVLAGNALGPEAEQAAVLVKSIQNILIGFIAFFVAIFFATRVENSGVSKVGAGEIWYRFPKFIIGFFVASIVASFIVLPLAGGDAVKSVNGVLDQYKNWAFVLAFTSIGLDTNFKEIGKQLHGGKVLWLYIIGQLFNIVLTLLAVWLLLSGVLFEIPVLDLYK from the coding sequence ATGAAAGATTTCTGGAGAAAAGAAGACTGGCAGGCCGTATGGATAGGAGCGATCCTTATCATTGCGGCCTGCATTGGTATATTTGCCGGAGCTTATGATTTCTCCGCGCTCAAATTCTCTACCTGGCACCTCTGGGAGGATGTAGCCGAAAAGAAAACGCTTCTGGCGCAGTTCTCCGGGGTGTTCTGGGCAAGACTCGCAAGGACCTTCATCGTGCTTGCCGTGCTTTTCGGTATCGGTGTGAAGCTCCAGGGAGAGAAACTCCGGAAATATCTTCCGGCCTTTCTCGGACTTTTCGTCCTGGCAATAGCCGTCAGGATAATCAGCGCTGAGTTTACTCTCAACAGATACCTCGAATGGGCATTCTGGGCTCTTATAGTCGGACTCTTAATCTCCAATACTGTCGGGGTGCCCCAGTGGCTGAGACCGGCGAGCAGGACCGAATTCTATATCAAGACCGGACTCGTTGTGATGGGCTTCTCGGTACTGTTCTCCAATATTGCCAAATTCGGGCTTTACGGCCTCGGAATCGCGTGGATAGTAACCCCGATCGTGATAATTTTCATGTGGTGGCTCGGCACGAAGATCCTGAATATAGACAATAAGCCTCTGGTGATCACCCTCGCCTCTGCGACCTCTGTCTGCGGAACCAGCGCGGCTATAGCGACAGGAGCTGCGGCCAAGGCGAAGAAAGACGACCTATCGATAGCAATCTCGATCTCGATCATATTTACGATCCTGATGATGGTCTTCGAGCCTATGATCATACGCTGGTCCGGGATGAGCTCCCTCATGGGAGGAGCGCTTATCGGAGGTACTGTCGATTCTACCGGGGCTGTAGTGCTTGCGGGCAACGCCCTCGGTCCCGAGGCCGAGCAGGCTGCCGTCCTAGTCAAGTCCATCCAGAACATCCTTATCGGCTTCATAGCCTTCTTCGTCGCAATCTTCTTCGCTACACGCGTGGAGAACAGCGGAGTCAGCAAGGTCGGAGCCGGGGAGATATGGTATCGCTTCCCTAAGTTCATAATAGGCTTTTTCGTGGCCTCCATCGTAGCCTCATTCATAGTTCTTCCTCTCGCGGGAGGAGATGCCGTGAAGTCAGTCAACGGAGTCCTCGACCAGTATAAGAACTGGGCATTCGTGCTCGCATTCACGAGTATCGGTCTCGACACCAACTTCAAGGAGATCGGAAAGCAGCTCCACGGAGGCAAGGTCCTCTGGCTTTATATCATAGGCCAGCTGTTCAATATCGTGCTGACCTTGCTTGCGGTATGGCTTCTTCTTTCCGGAGTCCTTTTCGAGATACCGGTGCTTGACCTGTATAAATAA
- a CDS encoding glucosamine--fructose-6-phosphate aminotransferase (isomerizing), with protein MCGIVGYVGGRQACPIILKGLHRLEYRGYDSAGVATIGDDGKIDIFKCKGKVSDLENFLEGKDSAGTIGIGHTRWATHGEPNDVNAHPHYSQSGNIALIHNGIIENYRVLKEALQKNGFTFRSSTDSEVVVNLIEYIREQSHCSLADAVRKALKQVVGAYAIAVIEKGNTDEIIAAKQSSPMAIGIGDGEYFLSSDAASIIDYTHDFAYLNDGEVAIINKNKPLKITTLDNEEASIDIRTLELSISQLEKGGYPHFMLKEIHEQPHTIVDCIRGRVNPETGEVKLSGVIDNRDKFLGAGRIIFVACGTSWHASLIGEHLIEDFARIPVEVEYASEFRYRNPVIRKNDIVIAVSQSGETADTLAAIELARKAGAFVYGICNVVGSSISRATDSGTYIHVGPEIGVASTKAFTGQVAVMAMLALVIGKERGVISDEKYFEVSRSLLKLPEVLEEVMKTSDQVADLAKIFTYAHNFIYLGRGYNYPTALEGALKLKEISYIHAEGLPAAEMKHGPIALIDNEMPTVAIATTGQTYEKTISNIEEIKARGGKIIAVVSTGDTLARKCADYVIEVPSVTDCLMPIVTSVPLQMLAYYIAVYKGRNVDQPRNLAKSVTVE; from the coding sequence ATGTGTGGCATAGTAGGATATGTCGGAGGCCGACAGGCTTGTCCGATAATACTCAAGGGACTGCATAGACTCGAATACCGGGGCTATGACAGCGCCGGAGTCGCTACCATAGGGGATGACGGGAAGATCGACATCTTCAAGTGCAAGGGCAAAGTATCCGATCTCGAGAATTTCCTGGAGGGGAAGGACTCTGCCGGAACAATCGGAATCGGCCACACCCGCTGGGCGACCCACGGAGAGCCGAATGACGTCAATGCGCACCCGCACTATTCCCAGTCAGGGAATATCGCCCTGATCCATAACGGCATCATCGAGAACTACCGCGTCCTCAAGGAGGCTCTCCAGAAGAACGGCTTCACTTTCCGCAGCAGCACCGACTCGGAGGTCGTCGTCAACCTTATCGAATACATCCGGGAGCAGAGCCACTGCTCTCTCGCAGACGCAGTCCGCAAGGCCCTCAAACAGGTCGTCGGAGCTTATGCGATCGCAGTCATAGAGAAAGGCAACACAGACGAAATCATCGCAGCCAAGCAGAGCAGCCCGATGGCCATCGGCATCGGTGACGGGGAGTATTTTCTCAGTTCCGACGCCGCTTCCATAATCGATTATACCCATGACTTCGCCTACCTCAACGACGGCGAAGTGGCTATAATCAACAAGAACAAACCTCTGAAGATCACCACCCTCGACAACGAGGAGGCTTCAATCGACATCAGGACCCTCGAACTGTCGATCTCTCAGCTCGAAAAAGGCGGCTATCCGCACTTCATGCTGAAGGAGATCCACGAACAGCCTCATACTATCGTCGACTGCATCCGTGGAAGAGTCAATCCCGAGACCGGAGAGGTCAAGCTTTCCGGAGTCATCGACAACCGCGACAAGTTCCTCGGGGCCGGCAGGATCATCTTCGTGGCCTGCGGTACCTCATGGCATGCCTCCCTTATCGGAGAGCATCTCATCGAGGATTTCGCCCGTATTCCGGTCGAGGTCGAGTATGCCTCCGAGTTCCGTTACAGGAACCCGGTGATCCGGAAGAACGACATTGTGATTGCGGTATCCCAGTCCGGAGAGACGGCAGATACCCTTGCAGCGATAGAACTCGCCCGCAAGGCCGGAGCCTTCGTCTATGGTATCTGCAACGTTGTCGGTTCGTCAATTTCGAGGGCTACCGATTCTGGTACATACATCCACGTCGGACCGGAAATCGGAGTCGCTTCGACCAAGGCCTTCACCGGCCAGGTCGCAGTGATGGCCATGCTTGCGCTTGTCATCGGAAAGGAGCGCGGAGTAATCTCCGACGAGAAGTATTTCGAGGTGTCCAGATCGCTTCTTAAGCTGCCTGAGGTCCTTGAAGAGGTCATGAAGACCTCCGACCAGGTCGCAGACCTTGCGAAGATATTTACCTATGCGCACAACTTCATCTACCTCGGCCGAGGCTACAATTATCCGACGGCCCTGGAGGGAGCTCTCAAGCTCAAGGAGATCTCCTATATCCATGCGGAAGGACTTCCTGCCGCAGAGATGAAGCATGGACCTATCGCGCTTATAGATAACGAGATGCCGACGGTGGCTATTGCCACTACCGGCCAGACATACGAGAAGACGATAAGCAATATAGAAGAGATCAAGGCCCGCGGCGGCAAGATAATAGCCGTGGTAAGCACAGGAGATACCCTTGCCCGCAAGTGTGCGGACTATGTCATCGAGGTGCCGTCCGTGACCGACTGCCTTATGCCTATCGTTACTTCGGTGCCGCTGCAGATGCTCGCCTATTATATCGCAGTATATAAGGGGCGTAACGTCGACCAGCCGAGAAACTTAGCAAAATCAGTAACAGTAGAATAA
- a CDS encoding aldose 1-epimerase has protein sequence MNKMEITKTLWAATRDGRQIYKYRMTNAAGAYVELGSIGAGILSIVVPDKEGRMADVVIGYEDPLSYFGDGPCCGKTPGRFANRIAKGKFTLEGKTYTLPVNNGPNHLHGGPDGFMNQVWESRIDGDAVEFMYFSEDGDSGYPGNLKAVVRYDWGDDNALKITFTAQTDAPTVVNLTNHAYFNLSGKGNIKAHELLLNASEYLPTDKDLIPLGESEPVAGTPMDFTNAKPLGRDLKADFPALNYGKGYDNCFLIDGYEPGQLQTAAELYDPASGRLLEVISTQPAVQVYTGNWLDGSPKGKGGVEYHEYDAVAIECQHLPDSPNQPDYPTTELRPGETFQEAIIYSFSTR, from the coding sequence ATGAACAAAATGGAAATCACTAAAACTCTCTGGGCTGCTACAAGGGATGGCAGACAGATCTACAAGTACAGAATGACCAACGCGGCCGGAGCTTATGTGGAGCTCGGCAGTATCGGTGCAGGCATTCTCTCCATTGTCGTTCCGGACAAGGAGGGCAGAATGGCCGACGTCGTTATCGGATACGAAGACCCTCTTTCTTATTTCGGTGACGGACCTTGCTGTGGCAAGACTCCCGGACGCTTCGCCAACCGTATCGCCAAGGGAAAATTCACTCTCGAAGGGAAGACTTATACTCTCCCGGTCAATAATGGACCTAACCATCTCCATGGAGGCCCTGACGGCTTCATGAATCAGGTCTGGGAGAGCCGTATAGACGGAGATGCCGTCGAATTCATGTATTTCTCCGAGGACGGGGATTCCGGCTATCCGGGCAACCTCAAGGCCGTAGTCCGCTACGACTGGGGTGACGACAACGCTCTCAAGATTACATTTACGGCCCAGACTGACGCGCCAACAGTCGTCAATCTGACCAACCATGCATATTTCAACCTCAGCGGAAAGGGGAACATCAAGGCCCATGAGCTGCTGCTCAACGCCTCGGAATATCTCCCTACCGACAAGGATCTCATACCTCTCGGAGAGTCCGAGCCTGTCGCCGGGACTCCTATGGATTTCACCAACGCCAAGCCTCTCGGCCGCGACCTCAAGGCTGATTTCCCGGCCTTGAACTACGGCAAGGGTTACGACAACTGCTTCCTTATCGACGGATATGAGCCTGGCCAGCTCCAGACTGCTGCCGAGCTCTATGATCCGGCAAGCGGACGTCTGCTCGAGGTAATCTCGACCCAGCCTGCCGTGCAGGTATATACCGGCAACTGGCTCGACGGAAGCCCTAAGGGCAAAGGCGGAGTGGAATACCACGAATACGACGCAGTAGCGATCGAGTGCCAGCACCTCCCTGATTCTCCGAACCAGCCGGATTACCCGACTACCGAGCTCCGTCCGGGCGAGACCTTCCAGGAGGCGATTATTTATTCATTCTCAACCAGATAG
- a CDS encoding galactokinase: protein MKARIHEKFTTLFGEGGIFFSSAGRINLIGEHTDYNGGYVFPGAIDKGIVAEIKLNGGDKVHAYSLDFDEYVEFGLKEEDKPSQSWAKYIFGVCRETEKRGGKTGGFDIVFAGDVPTGAGLSSSAALESTVAFAINYLFSNGIDKFELAKIGQATEHNYVGVNCGIMDQFASIFGKKGSLIRLNCKTLEYKYFPFDPKGYKLVLIDSCVKHELASSAYNQRRRSCEAAVEAIRKNHPDVEFLSDAKRLWLDEVRGEIPQEDFLRAEYVIGEVQRVLDVSDALERGDYETVGELMYQTHFGLSRLYEVSCEELDFLNKLARKCDVTGSRVMGGGFGGCTINLVKDSLYDVFISEAKAQFTARFGHEPKIYDVVISDGARILQ, encoded by the coding sequence ATGAAAGCAAGAATCCACGAGAAATTTACTACTCTATTCGGTGAAGGTGGAATATTCTTCTCTTCCGCTGGAAGAATCAATCTGATCGGGGAGCATACGGACTATAACGGAGGCTACGTATTTCCGGGAGCTATCGACAAAGGTATCGTTGCCGAAATCAAGCTCAACGGGGGTGACAAGGTGCACGCCTATTCCCTTGATTTTGACGAATATGTAGAATTCGGTCTCAAAGAAGAAGACAAGCCTTCCCAGTCCTGGGCAAAATATATTTTCGGAGTATGCCGCGAAACCGAGAAAAGGGGCGGCAAGACAGGAGGCTTCGACATTGTCTTCGCAGGTGACGTACCGACAGGAGCCGGTCTCTCTTCATCTGCAGCACTCGAAAGCACTGTCGCTTTCGCCATCAACTACCTCTTCTCGAACGGAATCGACAAATTCGAACTTGCCAAGATCGGCCAGGCCACCGAACATAACTATGTCGGAGTAAATTGCGGTATCATGGACCAGTTCGCTTCCATCTTCGGAAAGAAGGGCAGCCTTATCCGTCTCAATTGCAAGACTCTGGAATACAAATACTTCCCGTTCGACCCTAAGGGTTATAAACTCGTACTCATAGACTCCTGCGTAAAGCATGAGCTTGCATCCTCAGCCTACAACCAGCGCCGCAGGTCCTGCGAAGCCGCTGTCGAGGCTATCCGCAAGAACCATCCTGACGTGGAGTTCCTCAGCGATGCCAAGAGACTCTGGCTCGACGAGGTGAGAGGCGAAATCCCACAGGAAGATTTCCTTCGCGCCGAATATGTGATCGGTGAAGTGCAGAGAGTCCTCGACGTCAGCGACGCGCTCGAGAGAGGCGACTACGAGACTGTCGGAGAGCTCATGTACCAGACCCATTTCGGCCTCAGCAGACTTTACGAGGTAAGCTGCGAGGAGCTTGATTTCCTCAATAAGCTGGCTCGCAAATGCGACGTTACCGGTTCCCGCGTAATGGGTGGCGGTTTCGGAGGCTGCACGATCAACCTTGTAAAAGACAGTCTCTACGACGTATTCATCAGCGAAGCCAAGGCTCAGTTTACCGCCCGCTTCGGCCATGAACCGAAGATCTACGATGTCGTGATCAGCGACGGAGCAAGAATTCTTCAGTAG
- a CDS encoding dihydrofolate reductase translates to MEKCTIVAVADNLAIGKNNALLWHISEDLQYFKKQTLGCPVIMGFMTFKSLGSRPLPKRKNIVISIFPWPDAPDNITIVDSLDAAYKAAEEVCDGTPGAPEKCFVMGGAYTYAEAMSSVDKLYITHVHVSIEDADVYFPEIDPKVWEEESRSETHKDPETGYEFEFTVYKRR, encoded by the coding sequence ATGGAAAAATGTACAATCGTGGCGGTGGCCGACAATCTGGCCATAGGAAAGAACAATGCCCTCCTCTGGCATATCTCCGAAGACCTGCAGTATTTCAAGAAGCAGACTCTCGGATGTCCTGTGATCATGGGATTCATGACCTTCAAGTCCCTCGGTTCCAGGCCGCTTCCTAAAAGAAAGAATATAGTTATATCGATATTCCCGTGGCCTGATGCTCCGGACAATATTACTATCGTGGATTCTCTCGATGCTGCCTACAAGGCCGCCGAGGAGGTCTGCGACGGCACCCCGGGCGCTCCTGAGAAGTGTTTTGTGATGGGCGGAGCCTATACTTACGCCGAGGCCATGAGCAGCGTCGACAAACTTTATATAACCCATGTGCATGTCTCTATAGAGGACGCGGATGTCTATTTCCCTGAGATCGACCCCAAGGTCTGGGAAGAAGAGTCCAGATCCGAGACGCACAAAGATCCTGAGACCGGATACGAATTCGAATTCACGGTATATAAGCGCCGGTAG
- a CDS encoding Endonuclease/Exonuclease/phosphatase family protein, translated as MGLLTLLLTLVLQVPADHIGVMFWNLENFYDYTDGGDGESDAEFSSRGSRHWTRKRFLAKCEAVAKSIYWVGDCSGGLPDIFAVAEVENRKVLDRLVSETLLRKQDYTVVHYDSPDHRGIDVALLYRRSRLRLLSSAPVHVPGLATRDILLAEFGTADGGKFALLVNHHPSKYGGAGTDERRITAARRLVEVVDSLYAAGWTSVVATGDFNDVPTSEPCRLMGNSLVNLAIPLSEAGAGTIRYEGNWELIDMFMVSPALAPGAEMQILEIPFLTVRDKTHSGEKPLRTYTGPRYTGGVSDHRPIFLRIILSSERPAKAFFLQENQSIPVSPKKLSKYLKTEKR; from the coding sequence ATGGGACTTCTTACATTATTGCTGACTCTCGTCCTGCAGGTTCCGGCAGACCATATCGGAGTGATGTTCTGGAACCTGGAGAATTTTTATGATTATACTGACGGAGGCGACGGAGAGTCGGATGCAGAGTTTTCATCCCGGGGCTCCAGACACTGGACCAGGAAAAGGTTTCTGGCCAAATGCGAGGCCGTCGCAAAAAGTATTTATTGGGTAGGAGATTGCAGCGGCGGACTCCCGGATATCTTTGCGGTCGCAGAAGTGGAGAACCGGAAAGTTCTGGACAGGCTGGTCTCGGAAACCCTGCTGCGAAAGCAGGACTATACTGTCGTCCATTATGATTCTCCTGACCATAGGGGGATCGACGTCGCCCTTCTCTACCGGCGCTCGCGCCTCCGTCTTTTATCATCCGCGCCGGTCCATGTCCCCGGACTCGCGACAAGAGATATCCTGCTGGCGGAATTCGGGACTGCCGACGGCGGAAAGTTCGCGCTTCTGGTCAACCACCATCCTTCGAAGTATGGCGGAGCGGGGACGGACGAGCGCCGGATTACGGCCGCCAGGAGGCTGGTGGAGGTCGTGGATTCGCTATATGCGGCCGGATGGACCTCGGTCGTCGCGACGGGCGATTTCAATGATGTTCCTACGTCGGAGCCGTGCCGGCTGATGGGGAATTCGCTGGTCAATCTTGCCATTCCGCTGTCCGAAGCCGGGGCCGGGACGATCCGTTATGAGGGGAATTGGGAGCTGATCGATATGTTTATGGTCAGTCCGGCTCTGGCGCCGGGGGCTGAGATGCAGATTCTGGAAATACCGTTCCTGACGGTCCGGGACAAGACTCATTCCGGAGAAAAGCCGCTCCGTACCTACACCGGCCCGCGCTATACCGGCGGAGTCTCGGATCACCGGCCGATATTCCTCAGGATAATTCTGTCGTCTGAGAGACCTGCAAAGGCATTTTTCTTGCAGGAAAATCAGTCCATACCAGTATCACCGAAAAAACTATCTAAATACTTAAAAACAGAGAAGAGATGA
- a CDS encoding Thioredoxin-like: protein MDLMFSMKNTLLLTVPAICLVMAACGGNNAPKAVLAAGTFPEVHIPGVITDPQERVSYMAAHYWDGLTVGMELDPEQLESVFGTYASILGAVPPAEARASVEDLLGRIIACEAADTTSDFFENVSSLAGKYFYDPNSPLRDEELYLPFAETLASSQYVPEEKRGTYAYDAGICRLNRPGTVASDFWFIDTRGRRRHLLEPTSGYTLLIFSNPGCHACGETVSAIVEAPDYQRLRAAGELSVVNVYPDEDLEAWKAHVGEFPKDWTNGFDEGCSIRANLNYSLRAIPSLYLLDKDKRVILKDATIEKLIQELQKIG from the coding sequence ATGGACCTAATGTTCAGTATGAAAAATACGTTACTTCTGACCGTTCCGGCAATATGCCTTGTCATGGCAGCCTGCGGAGGCAACAATGCCCCGAAGGCCGTCCTTGCAGCCGGCACTTTCCCGGAGGTCCATATACCCGGCGTGATAACCGATCCGCAGGAGAGAGTTTCCTATATGGCCGCCCATTACTGGGATGGCCTGACTGTCGGGATGGAGCTGGATCCGGAGCAGCTGGAGAGTGTTTTCGGCACATATGCGTCCATACTCGGAGCCGTCCCTCCGGCAGAAGCCAGGGCGTCCGTCGAAGACCTTCTCGGGCGTATCATAGCCTGCGAAGCCGCCGACACGACGTCGGATTTCTTCGAAAATGTATCGTCTCTCGCCGGGAAATATTTCTATGACCCTAATTCCCCGCTGCGCGACGAAGAGCTGTATCTCCCGTTCGCGGAGACTCTCGCTTCGAGCCAGTACGTCCCCGAAGAAAAACGCGGGACCTATGCCTATGACGCCGGAATCTGCCGGCTGAACCGTCCCGGGACGGTCGCATCGGACTTCTGGTTCATCGACACCCGCGGCCGTCGCCGTCACCTTCTTGAACCCACCTCCGGATACACCCTGCTGATATTCTCCAACCCCGGCTGCCATGCCTGCGGAGAGACCGTCAGCGCCATCGTCGAGGCTCCGGATTACCAGAGGCTGCGCGCGGCAGGCGAGCTCTCGGTGGTCAACGTCTATCCTGACGAGGACCTCGAAGCTTGGAAGGCCCATGTGGGAGAGTTCCCGAAGGACTGGACCAACGGTTTCGACGAGGGCTGCTCGATAAGGGCCAACCTCAACTACAGTCTGAGGGCGATACCGTCCCTCTATCTTCTGGACAAGGACAAGAGGGTTATTCTAAAAGATGCAACTATCGAAAAACTCATACAAGAACTACAAAAAATCGGATGA
- a CDS encoding thymidylate synthase gives MKQYLDLLRHIRENGTVKHDRTGVGTQSVFGYQMRFNLEEGFPLLTTKKVHLKSIIYELLWFIAGDTNIKYLKDHGVSIWDEWADENGDLGPVYGHQWRSWPAPDGRSIDQLSNVVETIRKNPDSRRMLVSAWNPGEVDSMALPPCHCLFQFYVADGKLSCQLYQRSADTFLGVPFNIASYALLTMMIAQVCGLKPGEFIHTTGDTHIYLNHFEQVDLQLTREPRPLPVMKLNPDVKSIFDFKYEDFTLEGYDPWPAIKAPVAV, from the coding sequence ATGAAACAATATCTGGATCTGCTACGCCATATCCGCGAAAACGGTACTGTCAAGCACGACAGGACCGGAGTCGGGACGCAGAGCGTCTTCGGCTACCAGATGCGCTTCAACCTGGAAGAGGGTTTCCCTCTGCTCACCACCAAGAAGGTGCATCTCAAATCGATCATCTACGAGCTTCTCTGGTTCATTGCCGGAGATACCAATATCAAGTATCTCAAGGACCACGGAGTCTCCATATGGGATGAATGGGCTGACGAAAACGGCGACCTGGGCCCCGTATACGGGCATCAGTGGCGCAGCTGGCCGGCCCCGGACGGACGCAGCATAGACCAGTTGTCGAATGTTGTCGAGACTATCAGGAAGAACCCTGATTCGAGAAGGATGCTTGTCAGTGCGTGGAACCCGGGAGAGGTAGACAGCATGGCCCTGCCGCCTTGCCACTGCCTTTTCCAGTTCTATGTCGCTGACGGAAAACTGTCCTGCCAGCTGTATCAGCGCAGTGCCGACACCTTCCTCGGAGTGCCTTTCAATATCGCATCCTACGCTCTTCTGACCATGATGATTGCGCAGGTCTGCGGACTTAAGCCGGGCGAATTCATCCACACTACCGGAGATACCCATATCTACCTCAACCATTTCGAGCAGGTGGACCTGCAGCTTACCCGCGAGCCTCGTCCGCTCCCGGTAATGAAGCTGAATCCGGATGTAAAGAGTATATTTGACTTCAAATATGAAGATTTCACCCTCGAAGGCTACGATCCGTGGCCGGCGATAAAGGCACCTGTTGCCGTATAA